The genomic DNA CCGATTCGCCGTGCAACCCCAGCGGGATGGGTTTCGATGAATGGGTCATCGGGCTCAACTACTTCGACAACGATCCGTATCTAAGTCGCAATGGCAAGATCGAACATCGGCAGGGGAAGGGATCGGTCCTCGCGATGGACGATGCCCTCGAATTCCTGCAGCAACATCAACAGGGCGAGCAGCCGATGTTTGCCGTCGTTTGGTTCCCCTCACCCCACGATCCGCATCAGGAAGTCCCCGAAGGTCCGTCGCTTTATGACGGCGAAAAACAGGCCGGCTATTATCGCGAAATCACCCTGCTGGATCAGCAGCTGGGAAGATTGCGTCGGGAGCTGAAACGCATGGAGATCGCCGACGACACCATCCTCTGGTATTGTAGTGACAACGGCGGCCTCAACGCAGCGACGTCGGGTGGTCGTCAGCGAAAGGGGAGCATCTACGAAGGGGGCCTACGAATTCCGTCGATCATCGAATGGCCCGCTCGCAAACTCAGCGGACGAACCGAGGTGCCAGCCTGGACCTGCGACATCTATCCAACCCTGCTCGCGATGGCTGGGGTTCGATCGACACCTCCACACCCACTCGATGGCATCGACATCCGCGACATTATCGCGGGGCAGACGGCCAAACGGAGCAAGCCGCTCGGGTTCTGGCACAAGTTCCAGCAAGGGCAGTCCACCTATAGCGACCGGATCCAGAAAGCGATCATGGAAAAGCAACAAGCCGGAGCTCCCCTGCCGCACGACGATCCGCGGATCCGAAAAGACGTCGACGAATTTCCGCAGTTCTCCGAAGACGTCGCCACGGGACATGCGGCATGGACCAACTGGCCATGGAAACTCCATCGCATCAACGGCAAAACCTACGAGCTCTACAATTTGGCGGATGATCCGATGGAAGCAACCGATCTTTCCGGTGCCCCCGAGCAACAAGCTCGATTGAAGCGGATGCAGAAGGAACTGAACTCCTGGATGCGTTCGGTGGTACGAAGTCTCAATGGAGACGATTACGCCGGCTTGCACGCAACGGAGAAGACCAAGCTATGAACCCCATCGGGTGATGGTCGATCCCAATCTTTCTAGCGAAGCAATCGACGAGCCGTTGCCTCACAACAGGACAAATAGCCGGCACCAAACAAATTCAGGTGGTTCAGTTGATGATACAGCGTGTAGACTTCGGCCCGCTCGCGCCAGCCTGATCGAAGCGGCCAGCATTTGTTGTACGCTTCATAGAATTCGTTGGGACAATTGCCCATCCATAACAGCATGCCCAACTCCGCTTCGCGATGTCCGTAGTAGACCGCTGGATCCAAGATCACCGGCTGCCCGTCGGAATCGCAAAGATAATTGCCGCTCCAAAGGTCACCATGCAGGAGCACGGGCGGCTCGCTCGCCTCCGCCAGCATCGCTGGCAAACGTTTGATGACACTCTGGACCAATGGAAACAAATCGCGGCTTCCGCTCGATTGCTGCCGAGCCCAATCGATTTGGAACCCCAACCGATGTTTGGCGACGAAGGTCGGCCAGTCGTCGCACCAACCGTTGGGCTGCCGTGCGGAGCCCAAATAGTTGTCGCAGCGGTATCCGAACCGATGGTCCGGTTCGCGTTGGGATAAGCGGTGCAGGCTGGCCAGCTGCTGTCCAAAACGCTTGAAGAAATCGGGAGAGGGTGTGCCGCGGCCAATCGCCTCGGAAACCAAGATCGCTCGATTGCCAACCTTTTCAACCGCCAGCGGCTCGGGAACACGAATCGCGCCGACGGCGCGGAGTTCATCGAGTCCTTGGAATTCGAGTTCGAACGCTGTTTGGAAATGGGCGGCATTGATCTTGGCGACGATTTGGCCATCGGGCAACAGATCGACAAGCCAGGCTTGGCTGATGCTTCCTCCTGATAAAGACCGGCAGTCGCGGATCGCGACGACTTCGCCGCGACGCTCTGACATCAGCCGACAGACCGCTGCTTCAATGGATGGGTCCAGCTTTCAATTCCTTCGTTGGCACGTATGGAAAGTGAGGTAGGACTCCAATATACCAAAGCCGTGCTCACACACCATTTCGCAAACGGTAACGCGCTTGGGGCGACGAAGTAGTCGTGCCAGTACGAATGGCCGCACCGGCGTCCAATCCAGGGACTGGATGTGTCGCCGCAGCGTCAACCGGACGGTCGTGTGAGAAACTTTCGGTCGACACATGGATTTGATGTCCGGTGCGTTTCTACGCTGCCCTCTTATAGAATCATCCACTGCTGTCTCGGAAGATGAAGACGCGCAACCTCGCCTCCGATAGGTTCGCATCTCGATCTGTGCAGATGCGTTGTGCTGGTGGAGCGACTCAAAGTTCTCCGATCCGCAACGGAACCAAGAAATTCTCGGATCCGATTTTAGACTCATCGCGAGATCGCGGACCGAGTCCTCGACGAAATAGGGATTGTCGTAGGACTGTACGTTGGCAAGGACTCGCGTTGTTTTCAGGTAATTTCTGCTCAGCAGGCAGGGGCGTCGATGGTGAGCATCGGGCTTCCCGGTGTAGACTGTCCCCCGTGCTGTCCCGAAAACGTCGTGGACGAGGCGAGAGCCGCCACGAACAACGCGACGGGAATGGATTGATAGGGGCTCGTCACCTCCGTCACAACGATCGCACCAGCCCTTTGCTTGAGGCAATCGCGCCTTGGGCATAAAGCATGCTAGCGCCCCCCTTCCCACACAACATCGACGCTCAGCAGCCGTGCGATGTTCGTTCCAAAATGCTGACGTCAAGATCGGCAAAACAAGGAGTCATGAAAACGATGAAACAGTTTATCAAATATCTCGTGTTGGCAGCGATGGCGCTGTCGCCTGTGTCCGCAAGTTACTCCTCCGAACCGTTGCGTCTGCGAGTGCTCAGCTACAACATCCATCACGGCGCGGGCGTCGACAGCAAGTTGGACCTGCAGCGGATCGCCGACGTGATCCTGTCGGTCAAGCCGGATGTGGTAGCGCTACAAGAAGTCGATAAGAACGTGAAACGATCAGGCGACGTGGATCAGCCTGCGGAACTGGCTCGGCTGACCAAAATGAATGTCGTCTTCGGCGCCAACATCGACCTGCAAGGAGGCCACTACGGCAACGCGATCCTTTCGCGATTCCCTATCATCCGACACGAGAACCATCGGTTACCAAACATCGACGGCGGCGAGCAGCGTGGAATGATCGAGGCGGAGATCGCGCTGCCGAAATCGAATCAGCCGCTGCTTCTGCTGGCAACTCACTTGGATCATCGCCCGGACGAAAGCGAACGCCTCGCTTCGGCGGCATTCATCAACAAACGGCTTGCAGGCAAGCCTCAACATCCCGCTTTGTTAGCGGGTGATATGAATGCCCGCCCCGACAGTGAAACGCTGCGACGGTTGCAGGCGAATTGGACGTCTTCCAATCAAACGCCGATGGCAACCTATCCGGTGACGCAGCCGACGATTCAGATCGACTATATCTTGCACAGCCCCGCCAAACGCTGGAAAGTCATCGAGTTCAAAGTCCTTGATGAAGCAGTCGCATCGGACCATCGCGCGATCTTCGCCATATTGGAACTTCAGACGGACGATGAATAGGTTTGCAGTTGCTTAAATTCAGCTTCTAACCGATCTTTGCGATGCAATTTTGACGTCGACCTTCGCGACGCGAACGCCGATCTGCAAGTCATTCTGCCCCCATCGTTCTGCCACAATTCGCCTGATCGATCGATTGGCAGAATGATAAATGGCAGAATGTTGCAAGATATGACGCGGGCCTCGTCCACGATACGGGGTATCGTAGGCTGGTACCGACGGCGTGGCTGTTGAGGCTTAATATTCGCCCAGCACTTGGCCGTCGTTGCGGAGCATCAGGTTCAGGAAGACACCGATGTCGATGGTTTCGCTGATCGATCGCGCGGAGCCGTCGCACAAGCCGACATTCACAATTCCCGGGTGGAAGCTGTAGGGCTGGCTCTTGTTGGTGTGGTTCATGACGCGAAAGCTGCCACAGGTATCGATGGCCGCTTCCCAAGCGGCGCCAGCGGAACAGTCGGTGGCGTTGTCGGGAACCGTTGGGTCACCCGATGAGGAGATCCCACGGGCGGTATTCGATGTGTCGGCCGTCAAGTTATCCGAAGCATAGGCACGCATCTTCACGCCGTCTCCACGGCCTGCCCAAGCGAGATTGGCTCCGCCGGTGGGAGCGGCGACCGTCCCGCGAACAAACAATTCGGGCGAACCGACACACTCGTAGTACATCATCGTGTTGCTCAAGCCGTCGGTGATGTCGCGAGCTTTGCCACCCTTGTTTAACGGATTGTAATTTCGCGATCCCGACGCAGGCGTCATCGCGGTGCTGAATTGCATTTGAGGTTCGCCGCTCTGGTAATAAAGCGGGTGTCCGACTGGACGCAAAGCGGGGACTCGGGGAGTGGTGTAATCGGAAATACCCAACGCGACTCCGCTGTCTTCAACGGCTCGTGATCCGGTGGCACTCGGACACTCAAACACTGACAAACGGGTTGACGCCGCGACATCTAAATCCGCCTTATTGCTCCAAGCGGTTCCGATTCGGGCGTTGTAACCCCAACGGTATTCGCTGGAGGCCGGATCGTTGTAGTTGGGGTGCTTGGCATCGTTGAAAACGTTTGCCAACGATTCCTGTTCAACGAAGCTGAGGATCCGCCACAGCGATCCGGTTCGCGAATAGGGGTAGTGCCCGAAGGTGTGCTCGTGCATCGACATCCCCAAGGCAATCTGCTTGACGTTGTTCTTGCACTGCATGCGGCGAGCCGCTTCGCGGGCGGATTGGACGGCGGGAAGCAACAGCCCAACTAAAACACCGATGATGGCGATGACCACCAAAAGTTCGACGAGAGTGAAACCGAGGGTTTTGGCGGGGGTAGTTTGGCGGGGGGGCAGGGTAGGCATGGCCAGTCAAATTCAAATTTGGGTGGAACGGATCATGCGCACTAATAGGCGCAACGAAAGGTATCCCACGTAACTGGCTGGCTAATTGAATTGGCTGGCTGACATGAGCGGTGACATTGAGACGCAATATCAACAACAGATGATAAGGACAACTGATAGGATGTCAAGCGGAGGCGTGGTTAAATCGATTGCGGCTCATCGGAGTCGGGCCACAGTCAGCTGTCGCTATCAGCCGAGATGTGCGCCGAAATCCAGTGAATGGACCGGTGGGAATGGGATGCGAAGCCCGGGAATCGTTACCCGATGTGTCTCCGTGCCAACCGCTACGCGTCGCTCACATCGCTTGCGTGATCGCCGACATGCTGTCGTAGGACGCGTTCATCATTTGGCCCGGATCGTTCCCCAGCCGGCCGGGTCCGAGAAGACGAAACGATCCGAGTTCGTGTTGGCCAAGGTTTCTCGACAGTCATCCTCGAGAGGTATTTCTGACGCCATTGACGCCGGGCTACGATAAAGCGTGTCGCGAGCTATCGCCCGCAGCGTTTCGTCTGCGTTCGCTTCTCATCCATCTCATCGAGGAAAATCGCGTGTCTGACTCCGACCCGAAGCTACGCCCACAACTCGCACTTTGCCTGCTATTAATACGTCTTGGCATCACCAGCGTCTTCTTGATGTGGACGATCGACAAGTTCGTCAACCCGGAACATGCAGCCGCGGTGTTCAAGAAGTTTTACATGGTCCCGTCGCTCAGTAGT from Rosistilla oblonga includes the following:
- a CDS encoding sulfatase-like hydrolase/transferase, producing MIFPKQSLLVLPFLLFPIPELRANETRADSTSESQPNIILVMADDQGWGDVGYNGHPFVQTPELDAMAGAGFVFDRFYSAAPVCSPTRASVMTGRSPIRTKVTNHGRYMRPHEQTIAESLKDAGYVTGIFGKVHLGSGQPDSPCNPSGMGFDEWVIGLNYFDNDPYLSRNGKIEHRQGKGSVLAMDDALEFLQQHQQGEQPMFAVVWFPSPHDPHQEVPEGPSLYDGEKQAGYYREITLLDQQLGRLRRELKRMEIADDTILWYCSDNGGLNAATSGGRQRKGSIYEGGLRIPSIIEWPARKLSGRTEVPAWTCDIYPTLLAMAGVRSTPPHPLDGIDIRDIIAGQTAKRSKPLGFWHKFQQGQSTYSDRIQKAIMEKQQAGAPLPHDDPRIRKDVDEFPQFSEDVATGHAAWTNWPWKLHRINGKTYELYNLADDPMEATDLSGAPEQQARLKRMQKELNSWMRSVVRSLNGDDYAGLHATEKTKL
- a CDS encoding fructosamine kinase family protein, producing MDPSIEAAVCRLMSERRGEVVAIRDCRSLSGGSISQAWLVDLLPDGQIVAKINAAHFQTAFELEFQGLDELRAVGAIRVPEPLAVEKVGNRAILVSEAIGRGTPSPDFFKRFGQQLASLHRLSQREPDHRFGYRCDNYLGSARQPNGWCDDWPTFVAKHRLGFQIDWARQQSSGSRDLFPLVQSVIKRLPAMLAEASEPPVLLHGDLWSGNYLCDSDGQPVILDPAVYYGHREAELGMLLWMGNCPNEFYEAYNKCWPLRSGWRERAEVYTLYHQLNHLNLFGAGYLSCCEATARRLLR
- a CDS encoding GTP cyclohydrolase, FolE2/MptA family translates to MPKARLPQAKGWCDRCDGGDEPLSIHSRRVVRGGSRLVHDVFGTARGTVYTGKPDAHHRRPCLLSRNYLKTTRVLANVQSYDNPYFVEDSVRDLAMSLKSDPRISWFRCGSENFESLHQHNASAQIEMRTYRRRGCASSSSETAVDDSIRGQRRNAPDIKSMCRPKVSHTTVRLTLRRHIQSLDWTPVRPFVLARLLRRPKRVTVCEMVCEHGFGILESYLTFHTCQRRN
- a CDS encoding endonuclease/exonuclease/phosphatase family protein encodes the protein MKQFIKYLVLAAMALSPVSASYSSEPLRLRVLSYNIHHGAGVDSKLDLQRIADVILSVKPDVVALQEVDKNVKRSGDVDQPAELARLTKMNVVFGANIDLQGGHYGNAILSRFPIIRHENHRLPNIDGGEQRGMIEAEIALPKSNQPLLLLATHLDHRPDESERLASAAFINKRLAGKPQHPALLAGDMNARPDSETLRRLQANWTSSNQTPMATYPVTQPTIQIDYILHSPAKRWKVIEFKVLDEAVASDHRAIFAILELQTDDE
- a CDS encoding DUF1559 domain-containing protein, which translates into the protein MPTLPPRQTTPAKTLGFTLVELLVVIAIIGVLVGLLLPAVQSAREAARRMQCKNNVKQIALGMSMHEHTFGHYPYSRTGSLWRILSFVEQESLANVFNDAKHPNYNDPASSEYRWGYNARIGTAWSNKADLDVAASTRLSVFECPSATGSRAVEDSGVALGISDYTTPRVPALRPVGHPLYYQSGEPQMQFSTAMTPASGSRNYNPLNKGGKARDITDGLSNTMMYYECVGSPELFVRGTVAAPTGGANLAWAGRGDGVKMRAYASDNLTADTSNTARGISSSGDPTVPDNATDCSAGAAWEAAIDTCGSFRVMNHTNKSQPYSFHPGIVNVGLCDGSARSISETIDIGVFLNLMLRNDGQVLGEY